The genomic window AAACCATCCAGATACTATCACAGGGTCTCTATTTGTGAAGAATTTCAAAGTTCACTTCCAGTTCCCGCCTTGTGTGATTAACTTCTGGTTAAATGTTGAGCGCTCAGCAAAAAACGCTGAAGGCTAGGACTTCACCGGCACTGAAACTGCTGAATTTAAAGGGCTTTGTTTAAAGCTGTTGAGACTCTGGCTATCGTTTTGTGGGGTAGCTAGGGTGCTAGCTGGTTGCCGGCATTTTTTTCGGAACACGATCTAGTAACCTATCTTCTGGTGCGGGTCTCGAAACTTAGAAATCTGAACGGGCGTAACCGGAAAAATGTTTTTAGTCTCACTCGCCTTGAACCCAGCCATATCCTCATTCCCAATCGCAAACTCTTGAAGATTCAAAATTCTAACGAAGTCACAGGTTCAAAAGTTTCCTTGGCACCGGCAGTTTATATTGTGGGTGCAGGCCCTGGCGATCCCGATTTACTGACGGTTAAAGCTCAGAAAATATTGGCTGAAGCCGATGTTATTTTGTTTGCCGATTCTTTGGTGCCCAAACAAATTTTACAGGGCGTCCGTTCTGATGCGGAAATTATCCGAACTGCCAATAAAACCCTAGAAGAAATTCTGCCGGTGATGATTGCACGCGTGCAAGCGCAGCAGTCTGTCGTGCGGCTGCATTCTGGCGATCCTTGCCTTTACGGTGCTGTTCACGAGCAAATGCAAGCCTTAGCAGAAGCCGGCATTCCTTTTGAAGTCATCCCTGGAATTAGCGCTTTTCAAGCCGCAGCAGCCAAGCTAAAAGTTGAGCTAACGGTGCCGGGAGTGGTGCAGACCATTATCTTAACTCGCATTGCCGGTCGCACCGGCGTCCCAGAATCTGAGGAATTGGCCTCACTAGCAGCCCATAAAGCTAGCTTATGTCTATACCTCAGCGCCCGCCATGTCGAAGACGCCCAGCAGAAATTAATGGAACATTACCCAGCCGAGATGCCGGTGGCCATTTGTTATCGGCTGGGTTGGCCCGATGAGAAAATTTTTCAGGTTCCCCTGCACCAAATGGCAACACTCACCCAGCAGGAAGACTTAATTCGCACCACACTTTATGTCATCAGTCCGGCATTAGCAACGGCAGAAACAGCAGAAACAGCGCGTTCTCGTCTTTACAATCCAGAACACGCTCACCTGTTTCGCCCGTCTAGCATCGGAACTGATAAACTATCGCCATCTGCATGAAATCAAGATAGTTGTGATTTAAAGGACAAAAAAATGAACGAGTTAAACTGCCCCAAATGTCAAGGAGACTTACAACAAGTTGTTTATGCAAATGTTGAAGTGGAGCGGTGTGTCGAGTGCAAAGGAATTTGGTTTGATTCTCTTGAAGCCCAGGAACTAAAAGAAATAGAAGGCTCTGAAACAGTGGATGTCGGTGAGCCAGAAACTGGCAGTAAGTTTAATGAAGTTGGCGATATCAATTGCCCAAAATGTCGCACAAAAATGACGAAGATGGTGGAACTCAACCAGCCTCACATTTGGTATGAAAAATGCCCGGTGTGCTATGGCATCTGGTTTGATGCAGGTGAGTTTAAGGATTACAAGGAAGAAAATTTTATGGATGCAGTCAAAGGGCTGTTTGGCAAGGAAAGACGGTAAGTCGGAGTCGGCAGCCTCGGTTGCGGCGGTTTGAGGGGAACATACTTGCCGGTGTAACTTAGGTGAGGGCAAGCCAATCATTCTCATCAGGCTTGAAGTGGACTTGAGTTTGCCGGCAGCACATTGATACACTGATCGGTGTAGTATCGGCGTGTAGACCTTTGCTGGACGAACAAGCGAAAAAAACAATTCTACGCAAGATTCCCCACGGACTCTATGTGTGCGGCGTTAAGGATGGCGAAGATGTTAACGGCTTCACCGCCAGTTGGGTGATGCAAGCTTCTTTTCAACCCCCGCTGGTTGTGAATTGTGTGAAGCAGGATTCTAAATCTCACGCCATGATTAAGGCGAGTGGTGTCTTTGCGCTCAGCTTTTTGGAGGCGGGACAAAAAGAACTCGCTCAAAAATTCTTTAAGCCACAACGCCGTGTTGGCAA from Microcoleus sp. FACHB-672 includes these protein-coding regions:
- a CDS encoding flavin reductase family protein, which codes for MLDEQAKKTILRKIPHGLYVCGVKDGEDVNGFTASWVMQASFQPPLVVNCVKQDSKSHAMIKASGVFALSFLEAGQKELAQKFFKPQRRVGNKFEDVEFYPGEETGCPIISDSLGYVECRVVGSVEHGDHTVYVGEVVGAGIHREGEPLLLESTGWQYGG
- a CDS encoding zf-TFIIB domain-containing protein, yielding MNELNCPKCQGDLQQVVYANVEVERCVECKGIWFDSLEAQELKEIEGSETVDVGEPETGSKFNEVGDINCPKCRTKMTKMVELNQPHIWYEKCPVCYGIWFDAGEFKDYKEENFMDAVKGLFGKERR
- the cobM gene encoding precorrin-4 C(11)-methyltransferase; this encodes MKIQNSNEVTGSKVSLAPAVYIVGAGPGDPDLLTVKAQKILAEADVILFADSLVPKQILQGVRSDAEIIRTANKTLEEILPVMIARVQAQQSVVRLHSGDPCLYGAVHEQMQALAEAGIPFEVIPGISAFQAAAAKLKVELTVPGVVQTIILTRIAGRTGVPESEELASLAAHKASLCLYLSARHVEDAQQKLMEHYPAEMPVAICYRLGWPDEKIFQVPLHQMATLTQQEDLIRTTLYVISPALATAETAETARSRLYNPEHAHLFRPSSIGTDKLSPSA